A window of the Coprobacter fastidiosus genome harbors these coding sequences:
- the tgt gene encoding tRNA guanosine(34) transglycosylase Tgt: MDFELQYTDPCSRARAGKITTDHGCINTPIFMPVGTVASVKAVHLHELKEDIKAQIILGNTYHLYLRPGLDTLEKAGGLHKFNGWDRPILTDSGGFQVFSLSENRKLTEEGAHFRSHIDGSKHLFTPEKVVDIQRIIGSDIMMALDECPPGQSDYSYAKKSLQLTQRWLERGWKHFCETEGKYGYKQTFFPIVQGCVYPDLRKDAAKHVAQLEADGNAIGGLAVGEPTEKMYEMIDVVNEILPTDKPRYLMGVGTPANILEGIERGIDMFDCVMPTRNGRNGMLFTANGIMNMRNKKWADDFSPIDPDGTSYVDHQYSKAYLRHLFISNEILAMQIASVHNLAFYVWLTQEARKHILNGTFKTWKDEMIIRVTHRL, translated from the coding sequence ATGGACTTCGAATTACAATATACCGATCCTTGCAGTCGTGCCAGAGCGGGGAAAATAACTACAGATCACGGATGTATCAACACTCCTATATTTATGCCGGTAGGTACTGTCGCATCGGTGAAAGCCGTGCATCTGCATGAACTGAAAGAGGATATAAAAGCCCAAATTATATTAGGAAATACATACCATCTTTATTTAAGACCCGGTCTCGATACTTTGGAGAAAGCCGGAGGGCTGCATAAATTTAACGGTTGGGACAGACCTATTCTTACCGACAGCGGAGGATTTCAAGTTTTTTCTCTTTCAGAAAACCGGAAGTTAACTGAAGAAGGGGCACATTTCCGTTCTCATATAGATGGTTCGAAACACCTTTTTACACCTGAGAAAGTTGTAGATATTCAACGCATTATCGGCTCGGATATTATGATGGCTTTAGATGAGTGCCCTCCCGGACAATCAGACTACTCTTATGCAAAGAAATCTTTACAACTTACGCAACGCTGGTTAGAACGAGGATGGAAACATTTTTGCGAAACAGAGGGCAAATACGGATACAAACAAACATTTTTTCCGATCGTACAAGGATGTGTATATCCCGACTTGCGTAAAGATGCGGCAAAACATGTAGCTCAGTTAGAGGCTGACGGGAATGCCATCGGAGGTCTGGCTGTCGGAGAACCGACAGAAAAGATGTATGAAATGATCGATGTCGTAAACGAAATATTGCCGACCGATAAACCCCGTTATCTCATGGGTGTAGGAACTCCTGCAAATATTCTGGAAGGAATAGAACGCGGTATCGATATGTTCGACTGTGTAATGCCTACTCGCAACGGTCGCAACGGAATGTTATTTACAGCAAACGGGATCATGAACATGCGGAATAAAAAATGGGCGGACGATTTTTCACCTATCGATCCGGACGGCACATCCTATGTAGATCATCAATACTCGAAAGCTTACCTAAGGCATCTGTTTATCAGTAACGAAATTCTCGCCATGCAAATTGCATCGGTGCACAACCTCGCTTTTTATGTATGGCTTACTCAAGAAGCCCGAAAACATATTCTGAACGGTACTTTTAAAACTTGGAAAGACGAGATGATAATACGGGTTACACACCGGTTATAA
- a CDS encoding LptF/LptG family permease translates to MLKKIDIYIIKKFLGTYFFAIALIISIAVVFDINEKLDSFLNAPLKAIVVDYYLNFIPYFANLFSPLFTFIAVIFFTSKLADNSEIIAMLSSGISFRRLMIPYMISAAIIAGVTFYLNSYVIPPANVTRIEFQNKYVKNKKVDYASNIQLQVEPGVIAYMSRYDNNTKTGYRFSLEKFEGKILKSRLTAQTVTYDSAYHWIIKDYMIRNFNGMREELTRGSRLDSIITIEPSDFLISRYDSELMTTSALKTYIDRQKKRGVANIKDFEIEYEKRFAMTAASFILTVIGMSLSSRKVKGGMGVNIGIGLLLSFSYILFSTVSSTFAVSGATSPRVAVWLPNIVYSIIAVYLYRKAPK, encoded by the coding sequence ATGCTAAAAAAAATCGACATATATATTATCAAGAAATTTTTGGGGACTTATTTTTTCGCCATTGCTCTTATCATATCGATTGCGGTAGTCTTCGACATAAATGAAAAACTGGATTCGTTCCTCAACGCTCCGTTAAAAGCCATAGTCGTAGATTATTATTTGAATTTCATCCCCTATTTCGCCAACTTATTCAGTCCGCTATTCACTTTTATCGCCGTTATTTTCTTTACATCCAAGCTTGCCGATAATTCTGAAATCATCGCCATGTTATCCAGCGGTATAAGTTTCAGAAGATTGATGATTCCCTATATGATTTCGGCAGCGATTATCGCAGGTGTTACATTTTATCTTAACAGCTATGTAATCCCTCCTGCTAATGTCACCCGTATCGAGTTTCAAAACAAATATGTAAAAAACAAAAAAGTGGATTATGCCAGCAATATACAGTTACAAGTAGAACCCGGTGTAATCGCTTATATGAGTCGATACGATAATAATACGAAGACCGGCTATCGTTTCTCTTTAGAAAAGTTCGAAGGAAAAATTTTGAAATCGAGACTAACTGCTCAAACTGTTACTTATGATTCTGCATACCATTGGATTATAAAAGATTATATGATCCGAAATTTTAATGGAATGCGGGAAGAGCTAACTCGGGGTAGCCGCTTAGATTCTATCATCACCATAGAACCTTCAGATTTCCTCATATCCAGATATGACAGTGAATTAATGACGACCAGCGCACTGAAAACATACATCGACAGACAAAAAAAACGTGGTGTAGCCAATATCAAAGATTTTGAAATTGAATACGAGAAACGATTTGCAATGACGGCAGCCTCTTTTATCCTTACCGTAATCGGGATGTCCCTCTCTTCGAGAAAAGTCAAAGGAGGAATGGGTGTCAATATCGGTATCGGCCTGCTTTTAAGTTTTTCTTATATCCTTTTCAGTACCGTTTCGTCAACTTTTGCCGTATCCGGAGCAACATCTCCGCGTGTTGCCGTATGGTTACCCAATATCGTATATAGTATTATAGCTGTTTATCTTTATCGAAAAGCTCCGAAATAA